The following proteins come from a genomic window of Alicyclobacillus dauci:
- a CDS encoding shikimate kinase: protein MKDNLIALVGFMASGKSTVGAALASRLHRRFIDLDKYIEDIVQLPIPEIFQSQGEVGFRSIETRMLADVTATEQNIVLSTGGGIVTVEQNRALLSSAWRCVYLRAKPSTIQQRLEADGTPRPLLQSEDPSLRIRTLMADRTSWYEEVSDVTVDVDDLSVDDIADRIITLLHLV, encoded by the coding sequence GTGAAAGACAATCTTATTGCATTGGTTGGCTTTATGGCCAGCGGAAAGTCGACGGTCGGGGCTGCCCTTGCGTCTCGTTTACATCGTCGTTTCATTGACTTGGATAAATACATTGAAGACATCGTTCAGTTGCCAATCCCTGAAATCTTTCAGTCGCAAGGTGAAGTTGGGTTTCGGTCCATTGAGACGCGGATGCTCGCGGACGTAACAGCGACGGAGCAGAATATCGTTTTGTCCACAGGTGGTGGCATCGTCACTGTGGAACAGAATCGAGCACTGCTTTCCAGTGCATGGAGATGTGTCTATTTAAGGGCCAAGCCGTCTACTATCCAGCAGCGCTTGGAAGCAGATGGAACGCCTCGTCCGCTCCTGCAGAGTGAAGATCCAAGTCTGCGCATTCGCACACTGATGGCAGATAGAACATCTTGGTATGAGGAAGTTTCAGATGTTACAGTCGACGTTGATGATCTGTCTGTCGATGACATAGCAGACCGCATAATCACTTTGTTGCACCTAGTGTAA
- the zapE gene encoding AFG1/ZapE family ATPase, whose translation MQHIQQMFPRSFQGHDKGFDVDYFRQRIPELNELNLSDAFITRYRATLLEYLRQASICDACRGYEHCGKSGDMQGFVQVLEPYKSQLTVSVQRCQPFLEFMAKRRVDKYASAAGMMELDEGFQFSNYPEEQAQKYPRLMRYARQFAHGFVPGSKEHNENSGLYLFGPPGVGKTHLMFAVFNQLRERGIPCLVVRSDSLFDRMRHMIADGQDLEPFLETLASVPVLGVDEFAQERANDFTMEKLFRIVNHRFHAKLPTWFTSNYAPPEAYRRGGEDVNDTVAPLRSRIMQMCVMARLEGPDARQRNLQSLT comes from the coding sequence ATGCAGCATATCCAACAAATGTTTCCTAGATCATTTCAGGGCCACGACAAGGGCTTCGATGTTGATTACTTTCGCCAGCGTATTCCGGAGCTCAACGAGTTGAATCTATCGGATGCCTTTATCACAAGGTATCGTGCAACGCTTTTGGAGTACCTGCGACAAGCGTCTATCTGCGACGCTTGCCGTGGTTACGAACACTGCGGAAAATCAGGTGACATGCAGGGGTTTGTTCAAGTACTCGAACCGTACAAGAGCCAACTTACGGTGAGTGTTCAGCGGTGTCAACCGTTCTTGGAATTTATGGCGAAACGCAGAGTCGACAAGTATGCGTCGGCGGCAGGTATGATGGAACTTGATGAAGGATTTCAGTTCTCCAATTACCCCGAGGAGCAGGCACAAAAATACCCGAGACTCATGCGCTACGCACGACAATTTGCACATGGCTTTGTACCTGGGAGCAAAGAACACAACGAGAATTCGGGACTGTATCTGTTCGGGCCTCCAGGGGTCGGAAAAACACATCTGATGTTTGCCGTCTTTAATCAGTTGCGTGAGCGGGGGATCCCCTGTCTGGTCGTACGGTCAGACTCACTGTTTGATCGGATGCGCCACATGATTGCGGATGGGCAAGATTTGGAGCCATTTCTGGAGACGCTAGCGAGCGTCCCTGTTCTCGGTGTGGATGAATTTGCACAAGAACGAGCCAATGATTTTACAATGGAAAAGCTTTTTCGTATTGTTAATCATCGTTTTCATGCCAAATTGCCGACTTGGTTTACCAGTAATTATGCGCCTCCTGAGGCATATCGCCGCGGAGGGGAAGATGTCAACGATACGGTTGCGCCATTGCGTTCTCGAATCATGCAGATGTGCGTGATGGCCCGGCTTGAGGGTCCGGACGCGCGGCAGCGCAATCTGCAGTCCCTTACGTGA